The following proteins are co-located in the Apium graveolens cultivar Ventura chromosome 5, ASM990537v1, whole genome shotgun sequence genome:
- the LOC141661279 gene encoding protein FAR1-RELATED SEQUENCE 5-like — translation MVIKTEKLILVFSPGGHKYYVPFSVEDDAKPFVNKVFENLESSIQFYKVYANLYGLEVHRSTEKIDDDGIVLSKYLLCNKSGFNENNSKSVKKRRTKSVRCDSDAKMVLNFFPGKRYNMVFAPFTGVNKHNKCVTFASTLLSKEDVTHFTRAFITLLKAMGRNPVYLVTDQCPAMKQAIPVVFKAIDDIPSTRNRLCNFLCKETDFMEKIKKVIWSTSIDIDEFSEFYIRFECIMDKQRKETKRLNHNSTYGKPTIVTKFFLKDDAAKLYMRDIFYKVQDEIMAARDDMRIQTIGPEINDIKCYEMRDVKMKDMIFKVEVSKTHANCSYKKFLLCGILNYIRKRENILKLNMFFISRY, via the exons ATGGTAATTAAAACGGAGAAGTTGATTCTGGTTTTTAGTCCTGGTGGACATAAGTATTATGTTCCTTTTTCTGTTGAAGATGATGCGAAGCCATTTGTGAACAAAGTGTTTGAGAATTTGGAATCCAGTATTCAATTTTATAAGGTGTATGCAAACTTATATGGATTGGAAGTTCATCGTAGTACTGAGAAAATAGATGACGATGGTATTGTTTTAAGTAAGTACTTGCTTTGCAACAAATCTGGTTTTAATGAAAATAATAGCAAATCAGTTAAGAAGAGGAGGACTAAGTCTGTCAGATGCGACTctgatgctaaaatggtgttGAATTTTTTTCCTGGAAAGAG GTACAACATGGTTTTTGCTCCATTTACAGGTGTTAATAAACACAATAAGTGTGTTACCTTTGCATCTACTCTTCTTTCAAAAGAAGATGTTACACATTTCACTAGGGCATTTATAACACTTTTAAAGGCTATGGGTCGTAATCCAGTTTATTTAGTCACCGATCAATGTCCGGCTATGAAGCAGGCCATACCTGTTGTCTTTAAAGCAATCGATGATATTCCTTCTACCAGGAACCGCTTGT GCAACTTCTTGTGCAAAGAAACTGATTTCATGGAAAAGATTAAAAAGGTTATATGGTCCACAAGTATAGATATTGATGAGTTTTCAGAGTTCTATATTCGTTTTGAATGTATCATGGATAAGCAACGTAAAGAAACAAAAAGGTTGAATCATAACTCTACATATGGTAAACCAACTATTGTTACTAAATTCTTCCTTAAGGATGATGCCGCGAAGTTATACATGCGTGACATTTTTTACAAAGTGCAAGATGAAATTATGGCAGCTCGTGATGATATGCGAATTCAAACTATTGGTCCGGAGATAAACGACATTAAGTGTTATGAAATGAGAGATGTCAAAATGAAAGACATGATTTTTAAG GTTGAAGTCAGTAAGACACACGCTAATTGTTCTTATAAGAAGTTCCTTTTGTGTGGCATTTTAAACTATATTAGAAAGAGggaaaatatattaaaattgaATATGTTCTTTATTTCGCGCTACTAA
- the LOC141661280 gene encoding AP2/ERF and B3 domain-containing transcription factor At1g51120-like has product MKNLLNVSAHMFGKASGSNRLSHNQSCTKRARHDKTIHSSSFKGVVALMNGNWAAHVYVNHNWICIGIFKTEEEADMAYESTTAKLLIDSLHKNLLKTDNIAQEPNFQKQVCIADSLSCRSVNIFEAQRQQDCTRTRLFEILTPSDVGRLSRIVIPKIYSSCFPCDSHELAFYDQSMTLWNFRYGVCKGSNSHVLSSGWKDFVQAKDLRSADKVIFFKCMHFETGSVVHSSFAINVEYNANRVQVEEANTGKYVVADGEKSHSKEGVQNFALEQNHSGNAGTRLEMDIEADNDLNRTDSRKAPENCVMLFGVKIP; this is encoded by the coding sequence ATGAAGAATCTCTTGAATGTCTCAGCACATATGTTCGGCAAAGCTTCAGGTTCGAACAGATTGAGTCATAATCAATCATGTACCAAGCGTGCAAGGCATGATAAAACTATTCATAGCTCGAGTTTTAAGGGAGTCGTTGCTCTAATGAATGGAAACTGGGCGGCACATGTTTATGTAAATCATAACTGGATTTGCATAGGGATTTTCAAGACAGAGGAGGAAGCTGACATGGCATATGAAAGCACAACCGCCAAACTTTTGATTGATAGCCTCCATAAAAACTTGCTAAAGACAGACAACATTGCACAAGAACCAAATTTTCAGAAACAAGTCTGCATTGCTGATAGCCTTTCTTGCAGGTCTGTCAATATTTTCGAGGCACAGAGGCAACAAGATTGTACACGTACCCGTCTATTTGAAATACTTACTCCTAGCGACGTAGGTAGGCTCTCCAGAATTGTGATTCCGAAAATTTATTCTAGTTGCTTCCCATGCGATTCCCATGAGCTAGCTTTCTATGACCAGTCGATGACACTGTGGAATTTTCGCTATGGTGTCTGTAAGGGAAGTAACAGTCATGTCTTATCTAGTGGCTGGAAAGATTTTGTGCAAGCAAAGGATCTGAGATCAGCGGACAAAGTTATTTTCTTCAAGTGTATGCATTTTGAGACAGGGTCAGTTGTTCACAGTTCTTTTGCTATTAATGTGGAATATAATGCTAATAGAGTACAAGTTGAGGAAGCCAACACGGGAAAATATGTCGTTGCTGATGGCGAAAAATCGCATTCGAAGGAAGGGGTGCAGAACTTTGCTCTTGAACAGAATCACAGTGGAAATGCAGGTACCAGGCTCGAGATGGATATCGAGGCTGACAATGACTTGAACAGAACTGATTCCAGGAAAGCACCTGAGAATTGTGTCATGCTTTTCGGGGTGAAAATTCCTTAA